One stretch of Macrotis lagotis isolate mMagLag1 chromosome 7, bilby.v1.9.chrom.fasta, whole genome shotgun sequence DNA includes these proteins:
- the LOC141493019 gene encoding ankyrin repeat domain-containing protein 7-like, which translates to MKKIFGFGGRKGQAPSGAAASPRRDSGARPAGYVVRDKDLGKLHQAAWAGDVAKLQRLLLLKKRDLSEPDRESRTTFMITVSGDSTDIVFFFNMMLISLAKIYMDGQLRNMMLSVAFQFIATYLISAHCGMNLISPWYSESAVK; encoded by the exons ATGAAGAAGATCTTCGGCTTCGGCGGCAGGAAGGGGCAGGCTCCGTCCGGCGCCGCCGCCTCCCCGCGGAGGGACAGCGGGGCCCGGCCTGCGGGGTACGTCGTCCGGGACAAGGACCTCGGCAAGCTCCACCAGGCCGCCTGGGCCGGGGACGTGGCCAAGCTGCAGCGGCTGCTGCTGCTCAAGAAGCGGGACCTGAGCGAGCCGGACCGGGAGAGCCG AACAACCTTCATGATTACTGTCAGTGGTGACTCAACAGACATAGTCTTCTTTTTCAATATGATGTTGATCTCTCTTGCCAAGATATATATGGATGGACAGCTGAGGAATATGATGTTGTCAGTGGCTTTCCAGT tcATTGCCACCTATTTAATCAGTGCACATTGTGGAATGAACTTAATCAGTCCTTGGTACTCTGAATCAGCAGTCAAATAA